In the Burkholderia contaminans genome, CGCCCCGTACGTCGTGCTGCCGGACGAAATGCTGACCGTGTTCGTGTCGAACGACGGCGTGTGGTCGGGGTTCCGCATCGGCGACGACACCTTCCGGTTTCGCCACGGCGCAATCACGAGGATGCAGCTCACGCACGTGATTCCGGTTCGCTGGAAGGGCGGCTACATGGTGAAGTTCTGGTTCGACGTACCGAAACGGAACAGTAAAGACGATTGCGGGCCGCATTCGACCCGGTTCTATCTCGCGGCAGACTATTCCGGCCGCCGATCGCGCACGCTCACCCATGCATGTCGCGAGATCGCGTCGGTGCTCGGCGTGGCGTTCGACTTCGATAAAACCGGCGACGACTGATTTATCCCGCGTAGTACACGCGGCATTCCCGCTCGCGCCCGCGCACGATGCGCTTGCCGACGAGCGAGCCGTACGTTTCGGTGAAGACGGTGCGCTGGTGTTCGCACTGCAGGGCGTCGTAGAAATAGAGCGAGACCCAGTCCGTCGGGCGGGAGGCCTCCGGCGTGCGCATCGCGGCATGCAGGCACAGCGCGGTGAAATGCCAGCCGCCCTTGGTCATGTGCATCACGGGCCGCGGCACGTAGTCGTCCGCATTCGGGCGCCGATGCGCGGTGACGCGTTGCCCGAAGCCAGGCGTCGGCAACACGCCGGCGGCGGCCTTGTTGCGGTACAGGCGGTCGATGTAGAGCAGGAGTTCGACGGGCGGCTCGGTGCCGGGGCTGGCGTCCTGCACGTGGCCCTGCCAGCGCCGGCGGCGGCTCAGCACGTCGTCGAGCGCGGTGCGGATGCCGGCCGCGCGCCGCGGGCCGACGCCCGAGATCGTTTCGAGCTGGCCGTTGCGGGCCGCGCGTTCGAGTTCCTCGAGCGTATCGATGTGCAGCAGGTCGTGAATGCGCAGCGCGAGCGCGTGGCCGATGCCCGGCACCGCTTCGAACGCGGAGGTGCGTTCGGCGTCGCCGCACAGCCGGTCGAGCTGGCGCCAGCGCCCCGTCACCAGCAGCTCGGCAATCGCCTGGGCGACGCCCGTGCCGATCTCGGGCAGCGTCCCGAGCGCGTCGACGCCACCGGATTCGAACAGGGTGCGGATGTCGAGGTCGAGCGCATCGACCGTCTCGGCAGACGCGCGGTATGCGGCGACCCGGTACGGATTCGCGCCCTGGTCAGCCAGCCGCTGCGCCGCCTCGCGCAGGCAGGCCGCGATATGCCGGTTTTCCTCATACGTTTGGCTGGCGCTCGTCTGCATGGCGAGGAACCTGGGGAAGCACAAACGGAATGGACACGGCGAACGATGCGCCGGTCGGCTGTTCATCATTGTCGCGACACGCGATGAAGAAAACTTGACGCACGTCAATGGCAAACGTAGCACAGGTTCGAAGCGCACGGTCGTGCCGGAAAGCGGCACGACCGTGCGTCGCGTGATGCGATCAAGCGTCGAGGAACGACTGCGCGTTTTCCGCCTCGGCGGCCGTTCGCAACGTGGCGAGTGCCCGTTTCTCGATCTGCCGCACGCGTTCGCGCGACATGCCCGCGTCCTGCGCGATCGCGTCGTACGTATCGGGCTCGGCGCCGCCGAGGCCGAACCGCCGGCGCAGCACGTCTGCCTCGGCCGGCGTGACCGACCGGAGCAGCGACCTCACGCACTCGCGCATCCGCGTGTCGGCCAGTTGCTCGAACGGGCTGGCCGACGCCTGGTCCTCGATCAGCTCCACGAGGCCGGTGTCCGCGTCGGGCAGCGGCGCGTCGAGCGATACCGGCTCGGCAGGCAGCGCGAGCACCGCGCGCAGCTTGTCTTCGTCGAGGCCGGTTTCGGCCGCGAGGTCGGCCGGCGTCGCCCGGCGGCCCGTGCGCTGGCGAAACCGCAGCGCATGCCGCTGCACACGCTGGTACTGGTCGCCGACGTGCACGGGCACGCGGATCGTGCGGGCGCGATCCGCGACCGCGCGCGCGATCGCCTGGCGGATCCACCAGGTCGCATAGGTCGAGAACTTGAACCCGCGCCGGTATTCGAATTTCTCGATCGCACGCATCAGGCCGAGGCTGCCGTCCTGCACGAGATCGGGCAGGTCGACGCCGCGGTTCATGTACTTGCGCGCGATCGACAGCACGAGCCGCAGGTTCGCCTCGAGCATCGCGCGCGTGGCGTCGCGCACTTTCTGCTGGCCGTCTGCAAGCGCGGCGGCGAGCGCCCGCCGCGCGACCGTGTCGAAGCAGGCGGCTTCGCCCGCCACGGCGCGATGCGGCGCGGACGCGAGCGTGCGCACGACGCCGCTCGCGTCGTCGACGGCCGGTGCGATCCACGCGATCGAGCCGAGCAGGGCGGCGACGTGGTTGCGTGCGTCACGGTATTCGTCCGAACGGTAGCCGTGTGCGTGCAACGCGCCGCGCAAGGCCGCGACGGCCGCCTGCAGCGCGTCGTAGCTGGCCGGCGCGGGCGTGTCGCCGGCGTCGTCATCGGACGACCCGGCTGCGCCGGTCGAAGCCGTTGCGCGATGACGCGCAAGCAGCGCGTCCACCGCCGCCGGATAGCCGGCGAGCGCGTGCAGGATCTGGTGGCGGCCCGTCTCGATCTCGCGCGCCAGCACGATTTCGCCTTCGCGCGTGAGCAGCGGCACCGCCTGCATGCGGCGCATGTAGAGGGCGAGCGGATCGGTCGACGCGCTCGTGCCGCGTGCGAGGTCGCCGAGCATCGCGCGGCCTTCGTCGAGCGCATCGCGATCGACGTCGACAGGCGCCGAACCGGCGAACGGCGCAGGCGCGGGCGGCTCGTCGAGCACGGCGATGCCGATGTCGGCGAGCGCGGCGCGCACGACGTCGAGCGCGTCGGGGCTGTCGCTTTCGGGCGGCAGCGCGTCGACGAGGTCGGCGTGGGTCAGATAACCCTGTTCGCCGGCGAGTGCCAGCAACTGGATGATCGGATCGAGCGGCGTGTCCGCCCGGAGAGTGGGGCGTGGCGTAGTCATGTCGATGGCGGCGTGAGCCGCGTTCCTGTCTGGGCGGGCCGAAGTCCGCTGGTTTCGGGCCGCCGGTTGCTCGCGAACCCCGTCCGCGCCGGCCAGCCTGACATCGTTCAAGTTGAGGGCATTTGTGCGAACTTCAACGCGGGCGTGGCAGACGTGCCAGCACGCGGCGTGCCCGCGCCCCTCCCGTGCAGGAAACAAAAAGTAACCGATCATACCGAGCGGAAATCTGCAGGGGACGTAAGCTAGAGTCAGGCGCGCGCCCGGCGGCGATGCGCGGATTTTGCCGGAGCAACAGATGACCCCGATTCCTGCCGCGAGGTGTGCGGTATTCGCATTGACGACGCTGACTCTAGGCGGCTGTTATTACACGAGTCCGTATGGCTATGCGCCGTACTACACGCCGGCGCCGGCCACGCTGACGCAGCGCGAGATCCCCGTCACGCCGGCCGCACCGGCCACCGCTGCGCCGGCCACCCCTTCGCCGGGCCCGGCTGCGACGGTGGTTGAACCGGCTCCGGTCTACGTCGCGCCGGCCTATCCGCCGCCGTATCCCTACCCCTATCCGTATCCGTACGACGCCCCCGCGTATTACCCGGGCTGGTACGGCTGGGGCGCGCCGGCAATCTCGGTCGGCTTCTGGGGCGGATGGGGCGGTGGCTGGCGCGGACGCGGCGGGTACTGGCATCGTCCATGGGGCGGCGGCCACTGGGGTGGCGGCTGGGGCGGGCATCGGCATTGACCGGCGCGCGGCGGCACCGTGCGGGAGAGCATCATGAGCATGAGGAATACGATCGTTCGCGGCCTGTGCGTCGCCTGGCTCGGCCTGGCGGCCGCGCCGGGCATTGCGCAGGCGCAGAGCACCGGCTACACGAACTCGCCGGCCGAGGTGTTCGCCGGGCCGGCGCCCGACTATCCGGTGGTCGCGCAGATTCCGCCGGGCACCGCGCTGGACGTGTTCGGCTGCCTGAGCGACTACACGTGGTGCGACGTCGCGCTGCCGGGCGTGCGCGGCTGGATCGACGCGCAACTGATCGACTATCCGTACCAGGGCGGTTACGCGCCGCTGATCGAATATGGCGCGATCATCGGCGTGCCGATCACGGGGTTCGCGATCGGCGCGTACTGGGATCGCTACTATCGTCACCGGCCGTGGTTCCATGACCGCGATCGGTGGGAGCACCGCGAGGAACCGCGGCTCGGCCCGGGCGGGAGGCCGCCGGGGCAGGGGCGCCCGCAACCGGGCGGGCCGCCGCAGGTCGCACCGGGCGGCCCGCCGCCCGTGCATGACGCGCGGCCGTCCGCTGCACGCGGCGGCTGGAACGGCGCAATTCGCACGCCGCCGCCGTCTGCGCCCGCGCCCGCGCCCGCGCCGATGCCGGGTGCAGCCGTCAATCCGCGTTCGGCCGCGCCGCCGCCGGCCGCCGTCATGCGTCCGTCGCCCGCACCGGGCGGCGAGGGCCGCTCGATGCCGGTACCCGTGCACCCGGGCGGTGGCGGTGGTGGTGGCGGTTACGGCGGCGCGCGACCGCAAGGCGGCGGGAACGGCGGCGGGAGCCACGGTGGCGGCGGTGGCGGAGCAGGCGGCGGTCCGGAAGAATTCCGTCACTGACGAAGCCGGCGCTTTCTACCGGCGCCGGACGAAAAAAGCCGCTCCGGAGAGCGGCTTCTCGATCGGGCGAGCGGGCGGTTGTCCTGCCCGCAGCCTGACCAGCTGCGCGTTGCCGGCAGCCGGTCGTGCTGCTTCTGTCAGTCGTCGAGCAGCGACAGGTCGCGCACGGCACCCTTGTCGGCGGACATGACCAGCTTCGCGTAGGCCTTCAGCGCAGCGGACACCTTGCGCGGACGCGGCTGCGCCGGCTTCCAGCCCTTGGCGTTCTGCTCTTCGCGGCGGCGCGCGAGTTCCTCGTCCGACACGAGCACGTCGATCGTGCGGTTCGGGATGTCGATGCGGATCTTGTCGCCGTCGCGCACGAGGCCGATCGCGCCGCCCGCTGCCGCTTCCGGCGAGCAGTGGCCGATCGACAGGCCCGACGTGCCGCCCGAGAAGCGGCCGTCCGTCAGCAGCGCGCAGGCCTTGCCGAGGCCCTTCGACTTGATGTAGCTGGTCGGGTAGAGCATTTCCTGCATGCCGGGGCCGCCTTTCGGGCCTTCGTAGCGCACGATCACCACGTCGCCGGCCTTGACCTTGTCGTTCAGGATGTTTTCGACTGCCTCGTCCTGCGATTCGGTCACGTGAGCCGTGCCTTCGAACACGAGGATGCTCTCGTCGACGCCGGCCGTCTTCACCACGCAGCCGTCGAGCGCGATGTTGCCCGTCAGCACGGCGAGGCCGCCTTCCTTCGAGAACGCATGCTCGTACGAGCGGATGCAGCCTTCGGCGCGATCGAGGTCGAGGCTCGGCCAGCGCGTGTTCTGGCTGAACGCGACCTGCGTCGGGATGCCGGCCG is a window encoding:
- a CDS encoding helix-hairpin-helix domain-containing protein gives rise to the protein MQTSASQTYEENRHIAACLREAAQRLADQGANPYRVAAYRASAETVDALDLDIRTLFESGGVDALGTLPEIGTGVAQAIAELLVTGRWRQLDRLCGDAERTSAFEAVPGIGHALALRIHDLLHIDTLEELERAARNGQLETISGVGPRRAAGIRTALDDVLSRRRRWQGHVQDASPGTEPPVELLLYIDRLYRNKAAAGVLPTPGFGQRVTAHRRPNADDYVPRPVMHMTKGGWHFTALCLHAAMRTPEASRPTDWVSLYFYDALQCEHQRTVFTETYGSLVGKRIVRGRERECRVYYAG
- a CDS encoding sigma-70 family RNA polymerase sigma factor encodes the protein MTTPRPTLRADTPLDPIIQLLALAGEQGYLTHADLVDALPPESDSPDALDVVRAALADIGIAVLDEPPAPAPFAGSAPVDVDRDALDEGRAMLGDLARGTSASTDPLALYMRRMQAVPLLTREGEIVLAREIETGRHQILHALAGYPAAVDALLARHRATASTGAAGSSDDDAGDTPAPASYDALQAAVAALRGALHAHGYRSDEYRDARNHVAALLGSIAWIAPAVDDASGVVRTLASAPHRAVAGEAACFDTVARRALAAALADGQQKVRDATRAMLEANLRLVLSIARKYMNRGVDLPDLVQDGSLGLMRAIEKFEYRRGFKFSTYATWWIRQAIARAVADRARTIRVPVHVGDQYQRVQRHALRFRQRTGRRATPADLAAETGLDEDKLRAVLALPAEPVSLDAPLPDADTGLVELIEDQASASPFEQLADTRMRECVRSLLRSVTPAEADVLRRRFGLGGAEPDTYDAIAQDAGMSRERVRQIEKRALATLRTAAEAENAQSFLDA
- a CDS encoding SH3 domain-containing protein, which encodes MRNTIVRGLCVAWLGLAAAPGIAQAQSTGYTNSPAEVFAGPAPDYPVVAQIPPGTALDVFGCLSDYTWCDVALPGVRGWIDAQLIDYPYQGGYAPLIEYGAIIGVPITGFAIGAYWDRYYRHRPWFHDRDRWEHREEPRLGPGGRPPGQGRPQPGGPPQVAPGGPPPVHDARPSAARGGWNGAIRTPPPSAPAPAPAPMPGAAVNPRSAAPPPAAVMRPSPAPGGEGRSMPVPVHPGGGGGGGGYGGARPQGGGNGGGSHGGGGGGAGGGPEEFRH